Proteins co-encoded in one Chryseobacterium foetidum genomic window:
- a CDS encoding IS1182 family transposase, which yields MNFKHYNQNQLVLFPYSFEDLIPENHPVRIVNDILEKVNIDPLLKAYSKEGNPSYHPVMMLKVMVFAYMNNIYSSRKIEKALRENINFMWLSNMSIVDHNTVNRFRAHKLEAAFKNIFSQVVLLLAEEGLVSLKQVFVDGTKIEAQAGRYTFVWANSIKTNKEKMLRQLEELWKYAQSVAKEEDKDPEPPEFKEISKEKIRQTAENINAKLKGSGGKTDSDKKAKAKLNYIKNNFEKNLDKYEAQEAILAERNSYSKTDEDATFMRMKDDHMMNGQLKPAYNAQISTENQIIVNYTIHQQTNDINTLERHLENFEKLFGKKRMEELEELTADAGYGSEQNYELLEQNNITPFVKYNTFDKEQNAHYQAKHKTFSKENLHYNGEGDFYICPMGQKMEKTHESTRKTKTGYPQKLSHYQAKNCYGCPIRGVCHSSKENRSIERNHHLEDYKEKIRKLLNSEKGIKKRKQRSVEVEPVFAHLKHCNNFKRFTLKGLKKVELEFGLHALAHNLRKKVA from the coding sequence ATGAATTTTAAGCATTATAATCAAAATCAGTTAGTGCTGTTTCCTTATAGTTTTGAGGATTTGATTCCCGAAAATCATCCTGTTCGGATCGTTAATGATATTTTGGAGAAGGTAAACATTGACCCGCTCCTGAAAGCTTACAGTAAAGAAGGAAATCCCAGTTATCACCCTGTGATGATGCTCAAGGTGATGGTTTTTGCGTATATGAACAATATTTATTCATCGCGGAAAATCGAAAAAGCGCTTCGTGAAAACATCAACTTCATGTGGCTCTCCAACATGAGTATTGTAGATCACAATACCGTGAACCGTTTTCGTGCCCATAAACTTGAAGCCGCCTTCAAAAATATTTTCTCCCAGGTGGTTTTGCTTTTGGCAGAAGAAGGTTTGGTGAGCCTGAAACAGGTGTTTGTAGACGGAACCAAAATTGAAGCACAGGCGGGTCGCTACACTTTTGTCTGGGCAAATTCCATCAAAACCAACAAAGAAAAAATGCTTCGTCAACTGGAAGAGCTCTGGAAATACGCTCAAAGTGTGGCAAAGGAAGAAGATAAAGACCCTGAACCGCCGGAGTTCAAAGAGATCAGCAAAGAAAAAATCCGGCAAACGGCAGAAAATATCAATGCCAAATTAAAAGGCAGCGGGGGTAAAACCGATTCCGACAAAAAAGCCAAAGCCAAACTGAATTACATTAAAAACAATTTTGAGAAAAACCTCGATAAATACGAAGCTCAGGAAGCTATTTTAGCAGAGCGGAATTCCTACAGCAAGACCGATGAAGATGCTACTTTCATGAGAATGAAGGACGATCACATGATGAATGGACAGCTCAAACCGGCTTATAATGCACAGATTTCCACAGAGAATCAAATCATCGTCAATTATACCATCCATCAGCAAACCAATGATATCAATACTTTGGAGCGTCATTTGGAAAATTTTGAGAAATTGTTTGGTAAAAAAAGAATGGAAGAGTTGGAAGAACTCACTGCCGATGCGGGGTACGGAAGCGAGCAGAACTACGAATTATTGGAACAGAACAATATTACACCATTTGTAAAATACAATACTTTCGACAAAGAGCAGAATGCCCATTATCAGGCGAAACACAAGACTTTCAGCAAAGAAAATCTGCATTACAACGGGGAAGGCGATTTTTATATCTGTCCGATGGGACAAAAGATGGAAAAAACGCACGAAAGCACGCGCAAAACCAAGACCGGTTATCCTCAAAAGCTCTCCCATTATCAGGCTAAAAACTGCTATGGATGCCCAATTAGAGGCGTTTGCCACAGTTCCAAAGAAAACCGAAGCATCGAACGGAACCATCATTTGGAAGATTACAAAGAGAAAATACGAAAGCTTTTAAACAGTGAAAAAGGCATTAAAAAAAGAAAACAACGCTCGGTTGAAGTAGAACCTGTGTTTGCACATCTCAAACATTGCAATAATTTTAAGCGGTTTACCCTCAAAGGTCTGAAAAAAGTAGAATTGGAGTTCGGTTTACACGCTTTAGCACACAATCTAAGAAAGAAAGTTGCCTAA
- a CDS encoding ATP-binding protein, whose translation MKLLKLDFENCFGIGQLKHEFDFSKVNSYLMYAPNGTMKTSFAKTFDLISKNDKKDVPKDLIYNKKSKFDVLSDDNAINPDSILVINAEDNSYDATNKITSFIARKELKERYDTIYIELNKAKSELLKKLKAISNSSDCEVEYLRTYDDGSEKNFYDILSSHVKELKDDPDKINFKYNHVFDTKGSVKKFLDKNEDLLDDYVENYNQILSNSKLFKLSGENTFGTYQANEIIKSIEDNSYFDAGHKFVLEDGTEITNSSQLIEIYKAELERIIADEKLKESFDKVDKAIGANVDLRLFKRVIEQDNSLLISLKDYDGFKKKVWTSIVSEVKDDAEVLSKRYAENKKELEIIISEAKKEVDLWKNIISTFNNRFYVPFEVKMGNLHDVILKQETANLEFIFTDKNEEPKSQTKENLLKILSKGEQRAYFILQFLFEIESRKNNEQKTLLIFDDIADSFDYKNKYAIIEYIIDLHQTDKFKSLILTHNFDFYRTIASRLNMGKQTYMTSKDENRKIQIVEGLYKQDLFKEFLNNYNDAKTFISLISFVRNIIDYSDSSDTDGYKKLTSCLHEKSDSTDITIDDVFSIYKNRITKLNDKEIGFDKTIKIQDFIFSTADSIIEEKDINEILLENKITLAIACRLKAEQYMISKIPNLNRAKLGNNQTRELSKKYKHNFNSCPNLITIDKVNLMTPENIHINAFMYEPLVDMSVYHLITLYKETSQLK comes from the coding sequence ATGAAACTCCTAAAACTTGATTTTGAAAACTGCTTCGGCATAGGGCAATTAAAACATGAATTTGATTTCAGTAAGGTCAATTCATACCTTATGTATGCACCAAACGGGACAATGAAAACCTCATTTGCAAAAACATTTGATTTGATTTCTAAGAATGATAAAAAAGATGTTCCTAAAGATTTAATTTATAATAAGAAGTCAAAATTTGACGTATTATCTGATGACAACGCAATAAATCCAGATTCAATTTTGGTTATTAATGCAGAAGACAATTCTTATGATGCAACAAATAAAATCACATCATTTATTGCCCGCAAGGAACTAAAAGAAAGATATGATACGATTTACATTGAACTAAATAAAGCTAAAAGTGAGCTGTTAAAGAAGCTGAAAGCTATTTCGAACAGTTCCGATTGTGAAGTTGAATATCTACGAACCTATGACGATGGTTCTGAAAAAAACTTTTATGATATTTTATCTTCACATGTAAAAGAACTAAAAGATGATCCTGATAAAATTAATTTTAAGTACAATCATGTTTTTGACACAAAAGGAAGTGTGAAAAAATTCTTAGATAAAAATGAGGATTTGTTAGACGATTATGTAGAAAACTATAATCAAATCCTATCAAATTCTAAGTTATTTAAATTATCCGGTGAAAATACTTTCGGGACCTATCAAGCAAATGAAATAATAAAATCTATAGAGGATAATTCTTACTTTGATGCCGGCCATAAATTTGTTTTGGAGGATGGAACAGAAATAACAAATTCATCTCAACTGATAGAAATTTATAAAGCGGAACTTGAGCGTATCATTGCAGACGAAAAGCTGAAAGAATCATTTGACAAAGTTGATAAAGCTATCGGAGCTAACGTAGACCTTAGATTATTTAAAAGAGTAATTGAACAAGATAACTCATTACTTATAAGTCTAAAAGATTATGACGGTTTCAAAAAGAAAGTTTGGACTAGCATAGTTTCTGAAGTGAAGGATGATGCTGAAGTATTATCAAAAAGGTATGCGGAGAACAAAAAGGAGTTAGAAATTATTATCTCAGAAGCAAAAAAAGAGGTAGACCTATGGAAAAATATCATTTCAACTTTTAATAATAGATTCTATGTACCATTTGAAGTTAAAATGGGAAATCTCCATGATGTTATCCTAAAGCAGGAAACAGCTAATTTAGAATTTATTTTTACAGATAAAAATGAAGAGCCAAAATCTCAAACAAAAGAAAATTTGTTAAAGATACTCAGTAAAGGTGAACAACGCGCATATTTCATTTTACAGTTTTTATTTGAAATTGAATCTAGAAAAAATAACGAGCAGAAAACATTGTTAATCTTTGATGACATAGCAGATTCCTTTGATTATAAAAATAAATATGCGATCATCGAATATATTATAGATCTTCATCAAACAGACAAATTCAAATCACTTATCCTGACACATAATTTTGATTTTTACAGAACAATCGCATCAAGATTGAACATGGGTAAACAAACTTATATGACTTCTAAAGATGAAAATAGAAAGATCCAAATTGTTGAGGGACTTTATAAGCAGGACTTATTTAAAGAATTTTTAAATAATTATAATGATGCAAAAACATTTATTAGTCTAATTTCGTTTGTCCGTAATATAATAGATTACTCGGACTCTTCCGATACAGATGGCTACAAAAAACTGACCAGTTGTCTTCATGAAAAATCAGATTCCACTGATATTACTATTGACGACGTTTTTAGTATTTATAAAAATAGAATTACCAAACTTAATGACAAAGAGATTGGTTTTGACAAAACCATTAAGATACAAGATTTTATCTTCTCTACTGCCGATTCGATAATTGAAGAAAAAGATATTAATGAAATCTTACTAGAAAATAAAATTACACTAGCAATTGCATGCAGGTTAAAAGCTGAGCAATATATGATATCAAAAATACCCAATTTAAATAGAGCAAAACTTGGTAATAATCAGACTAGAGAATTATCAAAAAAATATAAGCATAACTTCAATAGCTGTCCAAATCTAATTACAATCGATAAAGTTAACCTAATGACTCCAGAAAATATACATATCAATGCTTTCATGTATGAACCATTAGTTGATATGTCTGTTTATCATTTAATTACACTGTACAAAGAAACATCACAATTAAAATAG
- a CDS encoding AAA domain-containing protein yields the protein MQKSTSQKLDKQAIYIDGKNRTDEVESYSLEGAKCVVTFKNNGRSYSYHQSKIKIIKSAFVNERAKNIFCYLKEIAENTGVKTQEGLNTLFDCYNKITFIPEASILSNYLNGKEPKSKSNSTPIDLFPFGFNLSQKKAANEAFINPLTVIEGPPGTGKTQTILNIIANAVLNNQTVVVVSNNNSATKNVFEKLEANGLSFIAAVLGNSQNRQEFLDVQSEIPNLSEFMLTDEDEQFKRQSNSVLFTELSEKLEQKNELAALKLEIDKIKTEYNHFTKNIHFPRTIIFKKNINSEQLLSLWITLGKYEQSGKKLKWWNKVTFPFFYGLRDKEFYNLTYQEMISAVQSKYYNVKISELEHHKQTLENSLQDFSFNDKMKNYTEVSMRLFKNELFKKYQKTKRPKYSYYDLRFNSDDFLKDYPVIMSTTYSIKKCLSENIMYDFVIVDESSQVNLATGALALSCAKQAVIVGDLKQLSHVVESEKIQSTDFIFQSYQIPEPYRYSQHSLLSSVIELFPNIPRTLLREHYRCHPKIIDFCNRKFYNNELIILSEGQDEKEPILVYRTVAGNHARDKTNYRQIDSIMQEIIPQNKLQNTNLGIVTPYRNQTTALQNAVENTKIIADTVDKFQGRENDVIILSTVDNEISNFTSDSNRLNVAVSRAKDQLILVVNGNEIKKDDNISDLISYIEYNNFTVVNSEIHSIFDYLYKGYEAKLKILLANQKKKSVFDSENLMYYLITDVLETEAFSKYDVILHFPLRNLISNFDKLSAEEEKYAKHYATHLDFLIYNKLGKNPVLAIEVDGYEYHQKESRQAERDDIKNRILEKYGISLLRFSTTGSGEKEKLIRKLTGIKN from the coding sequence ATGCAAAAATCTACTTCACAAAAACTTGATAAACAAGCCATCTATATCGACGGTAAAAATAGAACCGATGAAGTAGAATCCTATTCTTTGGAAGGAGCTAAATGTGTTGTCACCTTTAAAAATAATGGCAGATCGTATTCTTATCACCAAAGTAAGATTAAAATCATCAAATCTGCATTTGTAAACGAAAGAGCCAAAAATATTTTCTGTTATTTAAAAGAGATCGCAGAGAATACCGGAGTAAAAACGCAGGAGGGTTTAAATACATTATTCGACTGTTATAACAAAATAACATTTATTCCTGAAGCCTCCATCCTCTCTAATTACTTAAACGGAAAAGAGCCAAAATCAAAATCCAACTCCACACCTATTGACCTTTTCCCGTTTGGTTTTAATCTTAGCCAGAAAAAAGCAGCTAATGAAGCATTTATCAATCCATTAACGGTCATCGAAGGTCCGCCAGGAACTGGAAAAACACAAACAATCTTAAATATCATTGCTAATGCGGTACTTAACAATCAGACTGTAGTAGTCGTTTCGAACAATAATTCAGCAACCAAAAATGTATTTGAAAAGCTTGAAGCCAATGGTTTATCTTTCATTGCTGCAGTTTTAGGAAACAGTCAAAATAGACAGGAGTTTCTTGATGTACAATCTGAAATCCCAAACCTTTCAGAATTTATGCTGACTGATGAAGATGAACAGTTTAAGCGACAATCAAATTCTGTGCTTTTTACGGAACTTTCGGAAAAGTTAGAACAAAAGAATGAGCTTGCTGCATTGAAACTTGAGATAGATAAAATTAAAACTGAGTATAATCATTTTACAAAGAATATTCATTTTCCAAGAACAATTATCTTCAAAAAGAACATTAATTCTGAACAACTTCTGTCACTGTGGATCACGCTTGGCAAATATGAACAATCAGGAAAGAAATTGAAATGGTGGAACAAAGTCACTTTTCCTTTTTTCTATGGACTCAGGGATAAAGAGTTTTACAACCTTACATATCAGGAAATGATCTCTGCAGTACAATCCAAATACTACAACGTCAAAATTTCAGAACTTGAGCATCACAAACAGACTTTAGAAAATTCCCTTCAGGATTTTTCATTTAATGATAAAATGAAAAATTACACAGAAGTATCGATGCGATTGTTTAAGAATGAATTATTTAAAAAATACCAAAAAACGAAGCGACCAAAATACAGCTACTATGATCTAAGATTTAATTCAGATGATTTTTTAAAGGACTACCCTGTCATTATGAGTACCACCTACTCTATTAAAAAATGTTTATCTGAAAATATAATGTACGATTTCGTTATAGTCGATGAATCTTCACAGGTGAATTTAGCTACAGGTGCATTAGCATTATCATGCGCAAAACAGGCTGTAATTGTAGGTGACTTAAAACAGCTCTCTCATGTAGTGGAATCTGAAAAAATTCAGAGTACAGATTTTATTTTTCAATCATATCAAATTCCGGAGCCTTACCGTTACTCCCAACACAGTTTACTATCATCAGTTATCGAACTGTTTCCAAATATTCCAAGAACATTGCTAAGGGAACACTACAGATGCCATCCAAAAATCATTGATTTCTGTAACAGGAAATTTTACAACAATGAACTGATTATTCTTTCAGAGGGACAAGATGAAAAGGAGCCTATTCTGGTCTATAGAACTGTAGCCGGAAATCATGCCCGGGATAAAACAAACTATCGTCAGATTGATTCAATAATGCAGGAGATTATTCCACAAAATAAACTTCAAAACACCAATCTTGGAATCGTAACACCTTACAGAAATCAGACGACTGCATTACAAAATGCAGTTGAGAATACAAAGATAATCGCAGATACCGTAGATAAATTTCAAGGCAGAGAAAATGATGTAATTATTCTTTCGACAGTTGACAACGAAATATCAAATTTTACGAGTGATTCTAACCGTCTGAATGTTGCTGTTTCCAGAGCAAAGGATCAACTCATATTAGTCGTAAATGGAAATGAAATTAAAAAGGACGATAATATTTCTGACCTAATCAGTTACATTGAATATAATAATTTCACGGTGGTTAACAGTGAAATTCATTCTATCTTCGACTATCTGTACAAAGGCTACGAAGCAAAACTGAAAATTTTATTGGCAAATCAAAAGAAAAAATCAGTCTTTGACAGCGAAAACCTAATGTATTATTTGATTACGGACGTTTTAGAAACAGAAGCATTTTCTAAATATGACGTTATCCTACATTTCCCACTAAGAAATCTCATTTCAAATTTCGATAAACTTTCTGCCGAAGAAGAAAAATATGCAAAACATTATGCTACTCACCTTGATTTCCTGATTTATAACAAACTCGGCAAAAATCCTGTTTTAGCGATTGAGGTTGATGGTTATGAATATCATCAGAAAGAAAGCAGGCAGGCTGAAAGAGATGATATAAAGAATAGGATCTTAGAAAAATATGGAATTTCTTTATTGAGGTTTTCGACGACAGGAAGTGGAGAAAAGGAGAAGCTTATTAGAAAGCTAACTGGTATAAAGAATTAA
- a CDS encoding DUF3892 domain-containing protein: MSNFYITAIRTKSGNPSFITDVLVHSPVSAGRLSNGRVFTKDEVISSLSLGHTFKTATYNYTTGSWSNGANVGTVRIGYVTYLRTDRDSTARDNLGNLLLIDEIR, translated from the coding sequence ATGAGTAATTTTTACATTACAGCAATTAGAACTAAAAGCGGTAATCCATCGTTTATCACTGATGTTTTAGTTCATTCACCGGTATCGGCTGGCCGATTAAGTAACGGAAGAGTTTTTACTAAAGATGAAGTAATATCATCATTATCTTTAGGACATACTTTTAAAACAGCTACATATAATTACACAACTGGTTCGTGGTCTAACGGCGCAAATGTAGGTACGGTAAGAATCGGATACGTAACTTATTTACGCACTGATAGAGATTCTACTGCGAGAGATAACCTTGGGAATTTGTTGTTGATTGATGAGATAAGGTAA